The genomic region GGGCGTCCCTGCTCATTTTTCTGGCCGCCGCCCTGGATTTCGGGGACGGGTTCGTGGCGCGTCTGGTCAGAGCACAGTCGGCCATCGGCAAAGAACTGGATTCGCTGGCCGACTGCGTCACCTTCGGCGTACTGCCCGCGTTCATCGTGTATGCCTTTCTGGTGCCGGATACCGAAGCGATCCAACGGCTTCGGCAGGTGTCCGGCGCCGCAAGTGAAACCTATTCCACCCTGCTTTTGCCCGGAGGCTATTCCGCTGCGTACCTGGCGTTTCTGCTGGCCATTTTTTCGGCGCTCCGGCTGGCCAAGTTCAACGTCGATACGCGGCAGACCGACTCGTTCATCGGCGTTCCGACCCCGGCCAACGCGCTGGTCGTTGCGGCGATGCCGTTCATTGTCGCTTACAACCCCGCTTTTGCCGGACTGATTCTTCACCCGCTGGTGCAGCTCGGGTATGTCGTGGTCATGTCGTACCTGCTGACCTCCGAACTGCCCTTGTTTGCGCTTAAGTTCAAGACGTTCGGCTGGTCGGAGAACCGCATTAAATACATTTTTCTGCTATTTTCCGCGCTGCTTCTCTTATTTTTGCAGTTCGCAGCCGTACCGCTGGTGATTTTCCTGTACATCGCACTTTCACTTTTTTCAAAATGATTGAATGTTGAATGACTGAATGACTGGCTCCGCCCCGGTGCATGAAACAGCGAAGCCAGTCATTCAGTCATTCAACATTCAATCATTCAATAGTAAGATGACTTATATCGCTGAAATCAACGTAATGCCCCAGAAGGAGATTCTGGACCCGCAGGGCAAGGCCGTGAAACTGGGCCTGCACAACCTTCACATCGACAACGTCGGCGACGTCCGCATTGGCAAGCACATCCGCCTGGAAGTGGAAGCGGAATCCGAATCCGCCGCCCGCGAAACCGTCGAAGCCGCCTGCAAGCAGCTGCTCGCCAACCTGATCATGGAGTCATA from Tellurirhabdus rosea harbors:
- a CDS encoding CDP-alcohol phosphatidyltransferase family protein, with translation MKLLRHLPNAMTCGNLLCGCLGILAVFEHDLMRASLLIFLAAALDFGDGFVARLVRAQSAIGKELDSLADCVTFGVLPAFIVYAFLVPDTEAIQRLRQVSGAASETYSTLLLPGGYSAAYLAFLLAIFSALRLAKFNVDTRQTDSFIGVPTPANALVVAAMPFIVAYNPAFAGLILHPLVQLGYVVVMSYLLTSELPLFALKFKTFGWSENRIKYIFLLFSALLLLFLQFAAVPLVIFLYIALSLFSK
- the purS gene encoding phosphoribosylformylglycinamidine synthase subunit PurS is translated as MTYIAEINVMPQKEILDPQGKAVKLGLHNLHIDNVGDVRIGKHIRLEVEAESESAARETVEAACKQLLANLIMESYEYTIHQ